A window of Diabrotica virgifera virgifera chromosome 9, PGI_DIABVI_V3a contains these coding sequences:
- the LOC126891034 gene encoding uncharacterized protein LOC126891034 produces MDKKELKGKKIQREYTAKSKKKKEGKHSPSTSREAPREAGKSRTGPSDSIVGIHHKEPGGRDDPLRRGLSGAGCRWYLRYLSQGISPETARKKALEHKSQEPASQKRKRTETVISPAQKEVKRKKEEVGEQTTTSVGMSSYAAALKSEKIAILPKGFPENTLSAEQQTLVEEAIVQEMFAGWEHKLQFGGIHFKPGYLVIDCETPQSAEWLRLKVPQIRKWEGGELTTCKGDDIPRSHVVTVFLPRSKGLSAEKLLQLIEVQNEGLAIGRWKVLSAKEEAAGQLLRAAIDELSCAALRKNGCTIFYRFGKIPVHGIKRETEKETPGSSGGLVTTEVEEAPPVPSASRGTDVPGDAESVGDHHSTDLYRDSEDMETAEATNVEEDKDKTLVGGEEGEKETSPQITK; encoded by the exons ATGGacaagaaagaattaaaaggaaAAAAAATACAGCGGGAATACACCGCTAAatcgaagaagaagaaggaaggaAAACACTCTCCTTCAACCTCTCGGGAAGCTCCCCGAGAGGCAGGAAAGTCGAGGACCGGTCCTTCAGACTCCATTGTGGGAATACACCACAAGG AACCTGGAGGCAGGGATGACCCACTGAGACGTGGGCTCAGCGGAGCGGGCTGCAGATGGTACTTGAGGTACCTCAGTCAGGGAATTTCCCCTGAAACAGCAAGAAAGAAGGCCTTGGAGCATAAAAGCCAAGAGCCTGCTAGTCAAAAAAGAAAGCGGACTGAGACGGTCATCAGTCCTGCTCAGAAAGAGGTGAAAAGGAAGAAGGAGGAAGTGGGAGAACAGACCACTACCTCAGTAGGTATGAGCAGCTATGCAGCTGCTCTAAAATCGGAGAAGATTGCCATTCTCCCCAAAGGGTTCCCTGAGAACACCCTCAGCGCGGAACAGCAGACTTTGGTGGAGGAGGCAATAGTTCAAGAAATGTTCGCCGGATGGGAGCACAAGCTCCAGTTCGGCGGCATCCACTTCAAGCCGGGCTACTTGGTAATTGACTGTGAAACACCACAGTCAGCGGAGTGGCTAAGGTTGAAGGTGCCACAAATTAGGAAGTGGGAGGGTGGAGAACTCACAACATGTAAGGGAGACGACATCCCTAGATCACATGTTGTGACAGTTTTCCTCCCCAGAAGCAAGGGGCTATCAGCTGAGAAATTACTTCAGCTGATAGAGGTACAAAATGAGGGCCTAGCAATAGGTAGGTGGAAGGTCCTGAGTGCTAAGGAAGAGGCGGCAGGGCAACTCTTGAGGGCAGCGATAGACGAGCTATCCTGCGCTGCCCTCAGGAAGAACGGATGCACCATTTTTTACCGGTTCGGGAAAATCCCCGTTCATGGTATAAAACGGGAAACAGAAAAGGAGACTCCGGGGAGCAGCGGTGGGTTAGTAACCACCGAGGTCGAGGAAGCGCCTCCGGTGCCCTCTGCATCGCGGGGTACTGATGTGCCCGGCGATGCCGAGAGCGTCGGAGACCACCACAGCACCGATCTATATCGGGACTCGGAGGACATGGAGACAGCCGAAGCAACTAACGTTGAAGAAGACAAGGACAAAACACTTGTCGGGGGGGAAGAAGGTGAGAAAGAAACCTCACCTCAAATAACCAAATAA